GCCGCCTCGGTGATGGCGGCATAGGTGCCGTCCTTCCAGGCCAAGGTCAGCGGCATGTCCAGGAGTTCGCCCTTTCGGACTCTGCTGAACTCGGTGCTGGTGACGCTATGTTCGTGGGAGGTTTTGAAGTTCTCCAAATACTGGATATGCGCGAGAGGATCGCCCATCGGAGAGAACGAAGTGGCTTCGTTGGTAATCGTGACCGAGGTCTGAGCACGTTCCGCCGGCAGTTCATAGCGCAGAGCGATCGCATCATTGTAACACCGGAACACCACGACCGTTCGGTGACCGGCCGCTGTGGCAAACTGGAACCGTGCTTCGTTGAAGCAATCTTCCGCGTCTTTCGATCGTCCATGCAATACTTGGATCCGCTGATTCCGCGTGCGGCGCGTTTCCTTCAAGACGCGTACTCCACTCATCAGGTCCCCCGCCTGCTTGGTTTGGAGACTCAGTTGGCAGTTGGAGAATAGGACTTTACCCTGGAATGATGCCGACCAGCTTGGAGTTGCCGTTGAACCCGGAACGGGAAGAGCGAACGAGGCATGAATTCGGCCGTCGGGTGAATCCAAAACGACCGGCTGAGCAAAGGCTCCAGCTATCCCGCCAGGGGAGGTGAGCAACCCTACATAGAGCGCGCATAATCGGAGCGCTGTGAGTATGGAACGCCTCCAGATCTCAGGGCAACCCGATGCGATCGAACGGCTAGGTGTCTCAGGGGTGGGCATTCAGTATTGGTAACGTGGGGGTTATGGCCCGACAAGGGTATTCGCGCCTCCACACCGCGCATAGGCATTGTGAGCGGCATGCCCAAAAAACGGCAGCTGGAGGTGGCAGAGGATTCTTTAGTTTCCCTGAGCCATCCGTGCACGCAGTGGCCTCTGGGGTTGTTGACTTCGCCCTAAGTTACGGGCACCAAAACGGGCACCAAATGGTTCAGTTGGGTTAGGTTGAGTTCAGATCAGTTAGCTTGATTTCCTTAATAAAATGAGACATTTTGGCCTCGTTCGAAGGTCGTAGGCGGACGATTCCGACCCTCGCCTCCATTTCCAACTGCGTGTGCAGTATCGGTTTAGGAGGTTTGGGAGTCCAAACGGACACCAAAACGGACACCATTTTTCCAATCCGTAAGAAGCTAGCGTAGTCCGGCGTAATCCGCCAGCTATCCGCTAACTCTTCGGATTCGGCCTCGTTTATTCTCGCGGTTGCGTGACAACTATGAAAACACGTTACCGTCTCATCTGCCGGGGAATCCGTGGTGGAGCCTACTACTGCGTGGACACTCAAACCGGGAAGCGCACCAGTCTGGGCACCACCAACGCCGATGATGCTCAACAGATCATCGACGCCAAAAATAATGCGCAACGCCAGCCGGTTTTGAACCTGCAAATTGCCAAGGCGTATCTGGCGGGCAGCGACAATGGCATCAAGACCCGCACCTGGCAGCACGCCATTGAAGCCCTGACCAACACCAAGCAGGGCGCGAATCAGCACCGTTGGAAAACCGCCGCGAAGGACAAGGCGTTCACCATGCTGCTGCCGCAGGTCATCATTGAAACCAAGGCCGAGACGATTTTGAAAGTCCTCCAAATGGGAACCGTCTCGACCAATGTTTATCTCCGGCGGTTGCACAACTTCTGCGTGGACATGAACTGGCTGCTGTGGCCGCTCGTGCCGAAACGCCAGTGGCCGGTCGTTGAATTCAAAGAGAAACGCAGCATCACACAGGCGGAACATCTGGCCATCGTCGCCCGCGAAAACAATCCCGAACGGAAAGCGTTCTACAAGCTCGCGTGGCATTTGGGCGCGTCGCAGTCCGATCTGGCGTTCCTCAATGCCGAGGATGTTGACTGGGACAACCACGTCATCAGCTACAAACGCATGAAGACCGGCACCATCGCCATCATGCGCATGGATGAAGACATGGAGGAAATCCTGCGCGACTTGCCGGGCAGCGGCCCCTTGTTCCCGTATCTGCGGACGGTTCGTTCGGGCGACCGGGCCACGGAGTTCAAACAACGCTGCGAAGGGCTGGGCATCAAAGGCGTGTCGTTGCACAGTTACCGCTACGCGTGGGCCGAACGCGCGAAAACCGCCGGTTACCCCGAGCGGTATGCGCAGGTGAACCTTGGGCACAACAGCAAGGCGATGGCGCGAGCCTATTCGCGCAAGGCTCCAGTAGAGATGCCGTCGCTGAGCGAATACGAACGGCAACAAAAGGCCATCACCACGAACCCGAAAACAACCCCGGCAGCACCCGCCGTTGCGGCATAAGGAGGTCATCATGCAAACCTGGCAAATCAAAGCTCTCGAACTGGAAGCATCGGCGTTGAAATACGTTGATGGATTTGTTCACGAACACGCGCTCTGGTTTCTAATGGGGATCATCTATCTGTTGGTGGCGCTTTTGGTGTGGGTGTTGAGTGGCGGGCTGCGGCGAAAATTGTTGCGAGGAAAACCCATGCCTCATGTTGCACCCGTCATCGTGGTTCATCTACCCATTAGACGCCCCACGCAAACGCCTGAACTGTTTAACCCGTTCCCGCCGCTCGGCGAGCCGCCGGACGGCGACGATTACTACCCGGACTAAAATTCATCGCCGCCAATCCAAGACTACTGGTGGTGGGCGTTCGCCAAGGGATGCCCGTTGCCGCTGGTCGTCTGGCGTGCCCGGCTATTCGCCGCGCGCTCGTTCTTGGCCTTCCATTTTTCCCGGAGGGCGTCGCTGGCTTTGGCCAGCCACTTGGGATCATTCCGCAAGGCTTCAATCTCAATGCTGGCGAAATACTTCACCGCGCTGGCTGGGGGACGCCCCAATGGTTTCAACAGGCCGAGGTTGACCAGAATGGGAATATGGTCCGGCTCGAATCCGAGCCGCCAGGCCGTTTCCGCCGGGGTGAGCCGCCCCGGCAGACAAGGCAAGGCCAGGATTTCTTTGCGTTCGGGATTCATGCTGACTCCTTGGTAAATGTGATGGTGACGGCGGCAACGTGGGTGTTCAAC
This DNA window, taken from Verrucomicrobiales bacterium, encodes the following:
- a CDS encoding glycoside hydrolase family 97 N-terminal domain-containing protein; translated protein: MLTSPGGIAGAFAQPVVLDSPDGRIHASFALPVPGSTATPSWSASFQGKVLFSNCQLSLQTKQAGDLMSGVRVLKETRRTRNQRIQVLHGRSKDAEDCFNEARFQFATAAGHRTVVVFRCYNDAIALRYELPAERAQTSVTITNEATSFSPMGDPLAHIQYLENFKTSHEHSVTSTEFSRVRKGELLDMPLTLAWKDGTYAAITEAA
- a CDS encoding tyrosine-type recombinase/integrase encodes the protein MKTRYRLICRGIRGGAYYCVDTQTGKRTSLGTTNADDAQQIIDAKNNAQRQPVLNLQIAKAYLAGSDNGIKTRTWQHAIEALTNTKQGANQHRWKTAAKDKAFTMLLPQVIIETKAETILKVLQMGTVSTNVYLRRLHNFCVDMNWLLWPLVPKRQWPVVEFKEKRSITQAEHLAIVARENNPERKAFYKLAWHLGASQSDLAFLNAEDVDWDNHVISYKRMKTGTIAIMRMDEDMEEILRDLPGSGPLFPYLRTVRSGDRATEFKQRCEGLGIKGVSLHSYRYAWAERAKTAGYPERYAQVNLGHNSKAMARAYSRKAPVEMPSLSEYERQQKAITTNPKTTPAAPAVAA